The genome window GTCTacctggggaagggggggggggggagggaaataCTTTTCCCAAACAGGGAATATCCCAAAGGTTCTTTTATGCAAAGTTCCATAAGTTACGACTCCAGAGCTGGTGACTGCAAGATAAGGATACCAGCTTTGCTGATGTCTGAAGtcagagagaggggaaaaaaagaaaacaagaaagccACGGTCTTTTCAGCTCCCTCAACTTCCAAAACTTGAGTAAGTAATTTCTGATGTTCTCTCAAGTGTTTGGCagtattcattaaaaaaactcaaacaaaacaaaacaaagcaaaaacaaacaaacaaaaaaccccaaacaacaacccccaaaccaaaccaaccaatcaaaaaaCAAGAcaacccaccaccaccaaaaaaaaccccaacacaccaaaaaaccccattcCACAAAACTCGTCAGAGAAACAAACACTGCTTCTCCTAACTCAACCACTAGTCTAAAACTGTGCAACACTAAATAAAAAGACCCTTACAAGACCAAGACAGCACAATGTACAATACTTACTGAGCCTAAAATGTGAGCACCCAACATCCTGTCTGTTGATTTTTGACTAAGTATCTTCACCATGCCATCTGTGTCAGCATTTGTCTTTGCTCTACTGTTTGCAGCAAATGGAAATTTCCCAATTTTGTATTCTACACCCTACAAAACAGATGTTCTTGAGTTAATGACCAACAAGAACAATGTAATCAGACAGAAAATTTGCTAAGTACCTGAACAGAAGTAATACAGAAATGAAACACAGGAGACACACAGAGCAATGTATAAGAACCACCACCAAAAGTGGCATAAGGGGTTAATAAAGATTAATTTGCAAATAAACAATATTAATGTCACAGAATGGAAGTCACTAAAGAAAACTGTGATTCTTGGGAGAGTGGCATGCAGAAGGGAATCATACCCTACGCAATAAACTCAGATGCAGAAATTCTGGATAAAGTAGCTAGAAAAACTACTAGACAGTGAAACCACACCCAAGGtggaaaaacagtttttgtctgaaaaaaacaaaaggtaCCTCTTCTTTCAGCTGTTCTTCTGATTTGCCAACCCAGGCCACTTCAGGGTGAGTGTATATCACAGAGGGAACACAGTTGTAGTCAATGTGAACCGCTCCCCCAGCCATGCCTTCTACACAAAGAATGCCTTCATCCTCAGCTTTGTGGGCCAGCATAGGTCCAGCAACTACATCACCAATAGCATAGATGCTATCAGACCAATGAAACAGAATAAGACACTGTTTAAAAACATCCTAGCACACCTAGGCTACCTTATATAACAGCCTGTTTGAAACAAGTTACTGAAAACTCTAATCAAAATAGATTAAAATACTACATTTTTGCAGTTTTCACAGAAGGAACACACTTCAAGAGGTACTTAGTGACATGAAATACGCAGTGATTTCTAAGTTACAAAACTTCAAAGGCTGAATAAAAATTTTTAGATcctgaaataaaacatatatCTTGAGTTTTCCCCTcagaagataaatatatattctgCCATTAAAAACATAAAGTGCTTTAGTAGGTTAAACTTTAAATATAAGtgttctgcttaaaaaaaaagagtaagaaaaaaattagtcttaCTTACTTTGGAATTTTGGTTTGGAATCTGTTATTGACTGGGATTCTCCCCCTCTTATCAAGTTCAATTCCAAGATCCTCAAGACCCAGATTTTTTGTAAAAGGACGTCTACCGATGCAAACTAGGAGCACATCACAAGTTATTACTTCTGCCttgccaccagcagcagcttcaaCACTATagaaaaataaggagaaaaccACTAAGCTGTAAACTTGCAGCACTGCCTCTCTCTGACTAGTAACTGCTATCACTCAGGTAAATTATATGTTACTAAAGAATTAAGTTTCAttctaaatgcatttttttcctgtttaaaaaataatatcagACTGTATTTTTAAGCAGGTTTGATGTATTGGGAGGAAAGATATGGCATTCCCCCAGTTTTAAGTTAAACACTTACGCTACATCGATTTTTCCATCTGGTCTCTTGGTAGCACCAGTAACTTTGGTGTTCAGTTTAAACTTAAATCCCTGCTTTTGAAGAATACGTTGGAAATTTTTAGAGATCTCCATGTCAATTCCCATTCCACCAACGTGGCCCATGAACTCAACTGCCGTGACATCTGCACCAAGGCGCTGCCAAACTGACCCCTGTAGTCACAACAACACAGGTAAAGagagtttttaaaaagtaaacttCAGACACTTTTACTCTAATACTTACCACAGACTGTAAACTTTTTGAAAGTAGGACAACACATAACAGCACTGATCAGTTTCTACAAATGTTAcagtgtaaaatgaaaaaagtccAACTATCCCCAACCTTTCCATcaaaaaaagtatttgcatACCCCAAACTTTGATGATTGAATTTAGTGAATTaggtttttaaagaaatagcTAACAAAATAACTAAGTATAACTCATGTATGTTTTACATTATAGGTataaaagaaattcaaaatcaaagattttgaaagcaaaactcAAAGGAAATTACTTGTGGTGTAACAGCACTAGAAATTAATCAAAACAAAGCACATTAGGGAAATTTTATGCAATAAAATGGAACCACTGCTGCTTCTGTATGTATTTAACCATATAACCATAACCACAATCATCAGCCTCTCCAACAAAACCCACATAAACCCTACTTATCTGCAGTCACCTACACCCATCCAGCAAAGAATTTCactttgctttctccttccctgcttaATGGTCAGCAGGCTAAGCAGATGTGCAAAGTTTCAAGCAGTTGCAAGACTAGCAAATATAAATTCTTTTTGAACTGTGTATGTATGAGGCAAAAAGACTCAGACCAAGATGAACTACAAAGTATCCACTCCTTTGATTGTACATATTCTATCAAACAATCACATCACATTAAAAATTTCTTGGGATTAACTCCTAAACACAACAATTCATCCTGAGTTAAAGCGAACTTCCCTTAAAATAGAGTTGTCTCATCTATACATAGAGTAGGTATAAACCTCAGCAAAAGTTAAACACCATCTCCCCACACCCCTGCCctcccaaaaaagaaaaataaacatgtgAGGCCCTATATGTtcccctctcatctctctgttGATCTAACCAGCTGCAGAAGTACTGATCCCACAAACACATCCCAGCTTTTCTGGTAAAAAAAGGAGCTAGCAGGCTCTGAAGTCTGAGCAGATTCATTACAACCCACTCCACTGTTAAATCACAGCAACATTGTCAAATACAACAAAAAGTAACACCCTGTTCCTTTATAAATTTAAGACCAAGTAGTTTAAATATACTCTCACCAGTTCCACACCAATGACTCCTGCACCAATGACAACCATCTTTTCAGGAACTTTTTTCAGTGACAGCGCACCAGTGGATGACACGATATTATCTTCATCAATCTAATGACAAAGACATGCATGAATGGAGGTTTTACAATCTCTTTTACACATTATAtagaaaacacacagaaggTGAGGTGCAGTTAGATGCAAAAAAATGTACACATTAAATTACGTGGCTATAAGACATTGGAAAAAAGTACATTTAACATTTCAAATACGTACAGTAATTCCTGGGAAGGGAGCAACTTCTGAGCCTGTGGCTATAAGTATGTTCTTTGTATTGATAACCTGTGTGCTGCCATCTTCTTTAGTTGCAGTGACTTGGTTTTTGCCAGTTATTTTTCCAAACCCAGATACATGTACAACCTTCAGCAATCAGAACACAGTAAAGTCAGATTCAAATTCCTTATGTAAGCTTGGCTACATTTCATCCAAACCTCACTAATGCTTAGAGGGGCTGCTAACACATATCTTTACATCACTATCTGGTACAAATCACAAAGTAATTGTATACTATTCTTTTAAGTAGATTAAGAATGAAGGAACTGATCATTTCAAAGTTTTCTAGAAGAGAAGCATTCAAATTCTGCCCTTGTCGAGTCAGCCACTCAAATAAATTTATGTGGCAATATGGAAGTGTAAAAAGCAAGAAATTCAGATCAGAAAAATGGATATACCTTAGTTTACAATCCAAACTAACCTTGTTTTGCTTAAATAAATGAGCAATTCCACCTGTTAATGCCTTCACTGCACTACTCTTCTGTTCCATCATCTTCTCTAGATTCAAACGGATTCCTGAAActagggttaaaaaaaaaaaaaaaaagaaaacttacatCAAGCATTCCTTTGTTTTAATCTTAAAGGACCTAAGCTCAACACAATTAACAGCTCTGATGTGTTGAATGGCCCCACTAAATGCTAAAGGTTACATTTAACAACACCTATGTTAAAAATCAGTATTACACTTTGCAAATATAACTTATCTATTCAGGGTTCGAGGAGCAAACACATGCCCCTAAGCCCCCAAATGACAGATAAAGGATATTATTTATAAAGTCTAAAAAGTTTTCTGATCAGAAAACCACAGCAGTCAGATTTGAAAGATTAAATCTGCTTGTTGATGGAAACCATTTATATTAACAGTCACTGACAGTTGTTCTTCACACTCACTTTCAATTCCTCTATTAGCGAAATCTTTTCCATGGGCCAAGTGATACAGATGTGAGTTGTTCAGCAAGGCCTAAAAAAGACACATAAAAATGTGAACTGGGATATACATTCACAAGAATGagttatttattatattatcagaaaacaaaaatctgatATTATGTGCAAAACATTCTCACTATTAAGAAAAAGTCTGATGTAGGTATTAAAAAAGGTATACTTCAAACACCAAACTTGTACACAGTAACTCTTCCTGAGTGTTTTATAAAGTTACATAGCTaacacagaaatagaaaatggTTAAATCTACACCTATCCTTTCTGCACATTTCAACCAGAGAAACTGATAATTACTCCATAGGGATTAAAAAAAGTAGAGCAAAAGAAAGATGATTCTGACtgccaaagagaagatacagaAAACCTGGATGAGGAAAATCTACACTGAAATGCCTGTTAAGATTTTTGCCTGTGTAGACACATATGAGTTCAATTTTCAGTTGTTGTGCTTAAGTTACTAAAATTGCATAGCTAGTTGAGCTGAAGCTGGATTGCTAGGAGCTAGCTCAGGTACATGGGTTTCCCGAATTCACAGATAAAATTAGCAGTTTTTATAAGGATGGCTATAAATCAGCAGCTCGAAATGCAGAACCttaattattgtattttgaTTAGAAATAACAATATAGTTAGGGGAGGATCTTACTAAGTAAACTGATTCTTTCACTATAGCCATCTCTAAGATGAAACTATCAGTATCTTCACAAGAAGGTCAACAGCGCAAGTCTGCACAGACTGAAATCTAAAGCTGGCACAGTAAAGGATTAAAAGGACATTTTGAGACACTTGGCCTATATAGATATGCTTGAGTAGAACTAATACTGTCAAAAAAAGATCATTCCATTTTTATGACTAAGTCTTATCAACTGTCTTAAAAATTAATGTCTCCATTTCACGTAACTGTCACCACCCCAAACCTGTAACATCTACATTACTTAAAGATACAGCCATCGCTTAAGACCTCAgcaattagaaagaaaaaatccatgCCCAATGTATTACTTTGGGTGGctttccagaaagaaatatttgaataaTCTGCTACTGCCTAAGTGTATGCAGCCTACATATCCATTTCTTAAGAACTTTATTGCCATTGAAACAAATTCTGGATAGCATTCAAGTTTAACCATGGgttcagtaatattttttaagaacttcaacagatgaaaaacaaaaagggacTCAAGAAGTCAAACAGATCCTGGCAGAGTTCCAAACTTTCAAGGTAACATTGTGTAGATTGAAATTTTTGAATGGTGCCTCTGTATACCATGCTATTATGAGCTTCATTAGAACTATTATTAAAATctttagaaaaattaatatataatttaaaagaacttggtatttatattttattttctcttcccatgCTAATAGAACCTCTTGAGCAAACAGATTAGAAACAGCAACACAGTTAGGAGAGATCTTGTTAAGAATATTATGTTTTTTACTACAGCCATGACAAACCTGACATTACCAGTGTCTTCCTTCACCTGCTGGGTGCAATTGAGGCAGACTCCTTTCACCAGCAACAGCACTATTCTTACAAGAGCCTAGGTCTCAAATTACTTAAAACTGCATTGACAATGTCAAATATTAGGTTCTTCTGAACtacttcttccttctccttcctttcagaGTGCATGCCTTGGACTCACCCTTTCCCCACCTGCACTACTTGACACAAGCACCACTAGCCCCACCCTCCAggccatccctggggctggtgACAATACTGATATAGTTTAGATGAATATTTCAAGAGCTAATCAACTAGGCTCTTGCTACAGTCAATGGAGAGAGACAGGTCTCTTCCAAGCTTGGTGTAgccaaagaaaccaaaaaaatctcTAATTTAGATTTACTTTCTCTTCATCTAGTGACACAGTTCAGCGTTCCTTTAACATAAGAACATCATCTTAGACAAAGCtacaggtttatttttaagaaactgATAGGAGGAGTTCATGGTATAAGAGGTACAACCATCTGAAACAGTTTAGGTAGACAACAAGAGATAATAGTCTGAAACAATAGTCATTACTGGTTACAACAGAGACTCAATACCTCAGAGTGAGGAGATACATCTGTATGTACCTCTGATTTTCATACATGTCCTTTCTCCCATCTGGGAAGGACCACAATGcaaaatttgcaaataaaacatttctacTGAGTAGTAGAAAtagtaaataaaattttaacCCTTTTTGTTCCTTATGTTTATTTGTATCCTCAGCTCATTTACTTTacaatattgatttttaaataacGTATGTCTGTCTTTAGAAACTCCTTAATCTTCTTCCAAGTGATGCATATAATGTCTGCTGCTTTTAATGCAGTTATGACAAACTATGTACACTTACCTTGGATGGAATACATCCAACATTCAAACAGGTTCCACCTaatgttgcatttttttctacacACACGGTCTGAGGAAAAAGAACAGGcgaaaaaaagaacttttagCAATACTGTGCTACCATTTCCTTACAGGATATATCACAATTTAGAATTAATGTCAGAGATCAAGCAATTATCTAGTAATCCTACCTCTGCAAATGTCTCATTAATTTAATTGCtaaatttattttgcagctcagattttccttccctcatttttttcctaacttaaaacccacaaaataGTTCTTTGTCACAAAATTCTCCACCAGAAGACAGCCACGTTCCCCACTGCACCATTCATCCTTTTATACAAGTTAAAGTGCCATCCTACTTCAAAAATCTACAAAGTTGCCTCAAATAAATACAACACAGTTCTATGAAAAGCGTTCTCCTTacaagtacagaaaaaaaacctgcaaaaagcaaaatataaatcTTGCAAAAGATGcataaaaacaagcaaacaacagATAAGTGAACCAGCACAGAGTAAAGTCTCATGAAGTAAtaatttctttgaagaaaactaAACAGAACAGAACCCCCAAGCCACAAACATTTCCCCCTCTGAACACACTATCCTGTAAGACCCATTCCTATAAAGTTATGCCACTAgctataaagaaagaaaaaaataaaaatcaagtaaagtaaaacccaacaaaaataaGGTCAATACCAAGAGTTATGGAAAACATTCCATCTCCTTCTCATCAACTTACCAACATCAAAGTGTGCAAAGGACAAAAACAAGTGCCAAAACTTCATATAAAAACAGCAAGGAGGAGAGAatatcataaaatatttttatagaagCAAAAGAATTGGCATCTCCTTCTTTGCAAGGTGCATACATACTCAAAACAATCATTCCTTGGTTTATACTCTAAGGGCTCCAGTCTGCTGAAAAGCAACTACCCAGGTGAAACCCtttcataatttctttaaacTGCTGCTTTTGTGCTAAGGTAGGGGTGATGCTAACAGCAAGAGCAGAATTCACCAATTCAAATTACAAGAAGACGGTGAGATGCTGATCCTCTACCTACCCTTCCTCTTGTTTCAAGCACACGAATATATAAAACAAGAGCTTTACAAGCTGTACTGTGGATCAAACAGCACCAGACTGCTCCTACCTTTACTCAACAAGGATGTTCTGCCTCATCCACTTTAAATCAACTTCCCTGACAGGGCCAGGCAAAGCTGTTGGAAAGCCAATGCCCAGAGAACACTGTTGGCAATAACACGGGATGCTGTGTTGGTGACACAAGGACTTAATGCTTGTGCTAGCAGACATAGCACTGAAATTGGGAGTTAAAAGCTCAGGAGTTCAGTAGAGCAGACTCAGTTTCTTCCATGGATGATGTAACTCTAGAATCTATTTTTCTGCCAGTCTCAGAAAAACATCTTACATTCCTCAAGGATGCCAAAAATATTGTCCATGTTTATTCAGTGCTACAGGTGACACACATAAATATGTTCAAGGATTTTGCCCTTTCTGACTATCTGTAAAGCAGTGTGACATGATTATTTTTTGCTATGATGAAAAACAGAATCCAGGGCACTTTTTAACCTCCTTGTGTGGTATCCTATTGTTAATCACAGATTTGAAGGACTCAAGGACAGCCTTGTTCCAAGAAAAGCTGGCATATAGCCAGCCACAAAAATATCTTTAGAATAATCAAACATGAATTTATGTGGCTGAAGGCCTTAATCTTAATTAAAACCCATAGCATGGAGCATCTTTTTTCTCAACTATTAATAGCTCAGTAATAACATACACCTCAAAGCAAAAgtatttattatgacaaaaaaaaattcacagacATGGATAAAGACGAGTCAGTTATCTGCACTAGGTCACAGACAGATGTAAAACTTAATGGAAActcatatatttatattttgataCATTATACATTAGAAGGTTTAAAGATACCCAAAGATACACAGTTGTGAGACTACTGACCACTGAGGGACAACACTCAGAATTACAGACCAGTTCAGTTTGAAGGTACCTCCTCTGGT of Pseudopipra pipra isolate bDixPip1 chromosome 5, bDixPip1.hap1, whole genome shotgun sequence contains these proteins:
- the DLD gene encoding dihydrolipoyl dehydrogenase, mitochondrial; protein product: MQRWGRVSCALARRSRFDRVHHGLQGICAVSQRSYADQVDADVTVIGSGPGGYVAAIKAAQLGFKTVCVEKNATLGGTCLNVGCIPSKALLNNSHLYHLAHGKDFANRGIEISGIRLNLEKMMEQKSSAVKALTGGIAHLFKQNKVVHVSGFGKITGKNQVTATKEDGSTQVINTKNILIATGSEVAPFPGITIDEDNIVSSTGALSLKKVPEKMVVIGAGVIGVELGSVWQRLGADVTAVEFMGHVGGMGIDMEISKNFQRILQKQGFKFKLNTKVTGATKRPDGKIDVAVEAAAGGKAEVITCDVLLVCIGRRPFTKNLGLEDLGIELDKRGRIPVNNRFQTKIPNIYAIGDVVAGPMLAHKAEDEGILCVEGMAGGAVHIDYNCVPSVIYTHPEVAWVGKSEEQLKEEGVEYKIGKFPFAANSRAKTNADTDGMVKILSQKSTDRMLGAHILGSGAGEMVNEAALAMEYGASCEDVARVCHAHPTVSEAFREANLAASFGKAINF